Genomic window (Flavobacteriales bacterium):
GGGGACCTTCCCGATCAGCATCGAAGTCACCGCATACCTCGTGTTGTTCGGCAGCACCCAGGGCATCCCCCAGACCTTCGACGGCTATTCCATCACCATCGGGGACAACACCACGGGTGTGGAGAATGCGGCACCTGCGAAACTGGGCCGGGTGCAGAACGTGCCCAATCCTTTCGCGGACCGCACCGTGATCGAGTTCGGCCTCACCAAGGCCGCCACGGCGAAGATCAAGGTGTTCAACCTCGTGGGCGGGGAGCTCTGGAACAGGACCGTGCAAGCGAAAGCCGGTACCAACCGCGTGCCCTTCGAGGTGAACGACCTGGAGAGCGGCATCTACATCTACCATGTGGAAGCGGCCGGCGCCACCTACACGGGCCGAATGATGGTGAACCGTTGAGATGCGCCTGTCCCTCTTACGAAAAGCCCCCGGTGATCCGGGGGCTTTTTACTTTTCCCCGCCATGCGTTTCGCGGTGACCACGTTGGGGACCG
Coding sequences:
- a CDS encoding T9SS type A sorting domain-containing protein — encoded protein: MMRTLLLATLAAASLNSFAQCIPNALYTDSVYGVWPDTTADFAPGMIGVFYSDTLNLLVPSDAGLIDPLFSGFTVDSVRLDQLSGLPPGVTVGCNSQTGAACTYLSSQVGCGLLEGTPTQVGTFPISIEVTAYLVLFGSTQGIPQTFDGYSITIGDNTTGVENAAPAKLGRVQNVPNPFADRTVIEFGLTKAATAKIKVFNLVGGELWNRTVQAKAGTNRVPFEVNDLESGIYIYHVEAAGATYTGRMMVNR